From Desulfobacterales bacterium, the proteins below share one genomic window:
- a CDS encoding vitamin K epoxide reductase family protein → MKFFKSKKQIIPLHYNYYFIPVLLVVLVGLFDSFYLAFSHYRIYTDMAYKSFCAISRSFNCDTVSQSPYSILFGVPVPVWGIIGYAFFLILLVFAWPQKAQKKRIWSILFLLSLGFTVYSIVLAVISSYIIGSYCIMCILSYAVNLLLLYFTWIVRKRFHCESIFKALALDIKHLLAYPKLSIGGGAAVGLGLLLLLMFFPPYWQLTPPSPSTNLPTGMTSDGHPWIGAENPKLVIVEFTDYRCFPCKKMHYFLRRLIQAYPDKIRLVHRHFPMDHKVNPIVDRPYHEGAAKLAIVSLYAAKKDKFWVMNDILFDLSRHVAAVNIRKLAEQAGIPSEEIRDIWRDQQLWKYLKKDIQAGIKYGLTGTPGFVINDRVYQGSIPAEALKDYGMF, encoded by the coding sequence ATGAAATTTTTTAAATCCAAAAAACAAATCATCCCTCTGCATTATAACTACTATTTTATTCCCGTTTTACTTGTTGTGCTTGTTGGTCTTTTCGACTCCTTTTACCTAGCATTTTCCCATTATCGAATATATACCGATATGGCTTACAAAAGCTTTTGTGCCATATCCCGGAGTTTTAACTGTGACACGGTTTCCCAGAGCCCATATTCCATCCTATTCGGCGTGCCAGTGCCGGTATGGGGCATTATCGGATATGCCTTTTTCCTGATTCTGCTCGTGTTTGCCTGGCCGCAAAAAGCGCAAAAAAAACGCATCTGGTCAATTTTATTTCTTCTTTCTCTGGGGTTTACAGTCTATAGTATTGTTCTTGCCGTGATATCCAGTTATATCATTGGCAGTTACTGCATTATGTGCATCCTGAGTTATGCGGTAAACCTTTTGCTGCTGTATTTTACATGGATTGTCCGTAAACGCTTTCATTGTGAAAGCATTTTCAAGGCATTGGCCCTGGACATAAAGCACTTGCTTGCGTACCCAAAGCTTTCCATTGGTGGGGGCGCAGCAGTCGGACTGGGGCTTTTACTGCTGCTGATGTTTTTTCCGCCTTACTGGCAATTGACGCCACCTTCGCCATCAACTAATTTGCCAACCGGCATGACAAGCGACGGCCATCCCTGGATCGGCGCTGAAAACCCCAAACTAGTGATTGTGGAATTTACCGACTACAGGTGCTTTCCGTGTAAAAAGATGCATTATTTTCTAAGGCGTCTCATACAGGCCTATCCGGACAAAATCCGGCTTGTACACCGCCATTTTCCAATGGATCATAAAGTCAATCCAATCGTTGACCGGCCCTATCATGAAGGTGCGGCCAAACTTGCAATTGTCTCGCTTTACGCTGCTAAAAAAGATAAGTTCTGGGTTATGAATGACATCCTGTTTGACTTAAGTCGACACGTGGCGGCCGTCAATATCCGTAAACTCGCGGAGCAGGCGGGAATACCATCTGAAGAAATCCGGGATATCTGGAGGGATCAACAATTGTGGAAATATTTGAAAAAAGACATTCAGGCCGGCATTAAATACGGCCTGACCGGTACGCCGGGTTTTGTTATCAATGATCGGGTCTATCAGGGCTCAATACCGGCAGAAGCACTCAAAGACTACGGGATGTTTTAA
- a CDS encoding glycosyltransferase family 39 protein, whose amino-acid sequence MNLELLYLIPMYFKNDIIPKFIHFAFGLITAAMLYWYLKQHINKAYALLGVLFFLTIPIIIRLSSIVYVDLGLICFLFVSILILFKWIESGFKSKYLIFSAAFCGLALGTKYNGLIGLFLLSLFTAFVYARYNASHKFYHVKSIGWCALFVIVALTVFSPWMIRNYAWTGNPVYPLYKGIFNAGEKVSAKIAPDNAIQARAQMSHINVRCQIYKESWLEIALIPARVFFQGKDYDPQFFDGRTNPFLLILPIFAFFGLRYSSRQENTEKWMLLFFSVFFLLFVCVQRGIRIRYFGPILPPLVILAMYGLYNIQAFIVNRLPHPPAEPVKKAAIFGIVCILLGFNAIYMANRFRYVQPLAYITEKVARDDYIQTYRPEYAAFQYANRNLGKDAKIFAPHFSRRGYYSDIQIEFSTTMLQKIASEADSGVDLAEHLQGLGFTHLLINFSVFNYLVEKYPIHDKIVLKEFFENYTVTEFSKDGFGLLRMVTSP is encoded by the coding sequence ATGAATCTTGAGCTGCTGTATTTGATCCCCATGTATTTCAAGAATGATATTATACCAAAATTCATTCATTTCGCTTTTGGCCTGATCACCGCCGCAATGCTCTATTGGTATTTAAAACAGCATATTAACAAAGCCTATGCGTTGCTTGGCGTCCTTTTTTTTCTTACCATTCCAATTATCATCCGGCTTTCTAGTATTGTTTACGTTGACCTTGGGTTAATCTGCTTTTTATTTGTCTCAATTTTAATTTTGTTTAAATGGATCGAGTCAGGTTTTAAATCCAAATATTTGATTTTCAGCGCAGCATTTTGCGGACTGGCACTTGGCACAAAATACAATGGTTTGATCGGTCTGTTTTTACTATCTCTTTTTACGGCTTTTGTATACGCACGGTATAATGCCAGCCATAAATTTTACCACGTAAAATCGATTGGCTGGTGCGCTTTATTTGTGATAGTGGCTTTAACCGTATTTTCTCCATGGATGATTCGCAATTATGCATGGACCGGCAATCCGGTTTATCCACTTTACAAAGGTATTTTTAATGCCGGGGAGAAAGTTTCGGCGAAAATCGCTCCGGACAATGCAATACAGGCGCGGGCACAGATGTCCCATATCAATGTCCGCTGCCAAATTTATAAGGAATCCTGGCTGGAAATCGCCCTGATCCCGGCAAGGGTGTTTTTCCAGGGTAAAGACTATGACCCTCAATTTTTTGACGGCAGAACCAACCCGTTTCTCTTGATTTTGCCGATATTTGCGTTTTTCGGACTCCGGTATAGCAGCCGGCAGGAAAATACGGAAAAGTGGATGCTTCTTTTTTTCTCGGTTTTTTTTCTATTATTTGTCTGTGTACAGCGCGGCATCCGCATCAGATATTTTGGCCCCATTCTGCCGCCGCTTGTAATTCTTGCCATGTATGGGCTATATAATATTCAAGCTTTTATTGTAAACAGGCTGCCCCATCCACCTGCCGAGCCCGTAAAAAAGGCTGCTATTTTTGGAATCGTTTGTATCCTGCTGGGCTTTAATGCCATTTACATGGCCAACCGATTCAGATATGTTCAGCCGCTGGCGTATATTACAGAAAAAGTTGCCCGTGATGACTATATCCAGACATACCGGCCGGAATATGCAGCGTTTCAATACGCCAACAGAAATCTTGGCAAAGACGCCAAAATATTTGCCCCGCATTTCAGCAGGCGGGGATATTACTCTGATATACAAATTGAATTCAGTACAACAATGCTTCAAAAAATTGCATCTGAAGCTGATTCAGGCGTCGATCTTGCTGAACATCTTCAGGGGCTGGGATTTACCCATTTATTGATAAATTTTTCAGTGTTTAATTATTTGGTGGAAAAATACCCAATTCACGATAAAATCGTGCTAAAAGAGTTTTTTGAAAATTATACCGTCACGGAATTCTCAAAAGACGGCTTTGGCTTGCTGCGAATGGTGACGTCACCCTGA
- a CDS encoding glycosyltransferase family 2 protein has protein sequence MYKNNRIAAVIPAHNEETQIGRVIETMPEFIDQMVIIDDKSNDKTLDIIRQYQEKYNNIELIRHDTNKGVGGAIATGYKYARDNNFDAAVVMAGDGQMAPSDLPAILDPVVDGEVDYSKGNRLFTGEAYQKIPKVRYFGNAFLSLLTKIASGYWHIADSQSGYAAINRKALETINWDQMYQWYGQPNDILVKLNIYNFKVRDVPVEPVYNIGEKSGIKIRKVLFTISWLLIKLFLWRMKEKYIIRDFHPLIFFYGLGAFFYITMILLFVRVFYVWFSDGDIPDINALAAFFAFMSGSLFTLFAMWFDMEANKELK, from the coding sequence ATGTATAAAAATAACCGCATTGCGGCAGTAATTCCCGCACATAACGAAGAAACCCAGATTGGTCGGGTGATAGAGACAATGCCGGAATTCATCGATCAGATGGTCATTATTGATGATAAAAGTAACGATAAAACTTTGGATATAATCCGCCAATACCAAGAGAAGTATAATAATATTGAACTGATCCGTCATGATACAAACAAGGGGGTGGGGGGGGCAATTGCCACGGGCTACAAATATGCCCGGGATAATAATTTTGATGCGGCGGTAGTTATGGCCGGAGACGGGCAGATGGCGCCGTCGGATCTGCCGGCCATTCTTGATCCGGTGGTTGACGGGGAAGTCGATTACAGTAAAGGAAACCGGCTTTTTACAGGTGAGGCGTATCAGAAAATCCCTAAGGTGCGGTATTTTGGCAATGCTTTTCTTTCCCTGTTAACCAAAATTGCCTCCGGATATTGGCATATCGCAGATTCCCAGTCCGGCTATGCAGCAATTAACCGGAAAGCGCTTGAAACAATAAACTGGGATCAGATGTATCAGTGGTATGGCCAGCCTAATGATATCCTCGTCAAATTAAATATCTATAATTTTAAGGTCCGCGATGTGCCGGTTGAGCCTGTTTACAACATTGGCGAGAAATCAGGTATCAAGATAAGAAAAGTTCTTTTTACGATAAGCTGGCTGTTAATCAAGCTCTTTTTATGGCGAATGAAAGAAAAGTATATTATCCGGGATTTCCATCCACTGATTTTCTTCTATGGTTTGGGCGCATTTTTTTATATTACAATGATTTTATTATTTGTACGGGTCTTCTATGTATGGTTTTCAGATGGTGACATCCCTGACATTAACGCATTGGCAGCTTTTTTTGCCTTTATGAGCGGCAGCCTGTTTACCCTTTTTGCCATGTGGTTCGATATGGAAGCAAACAAGGAGTTGAAATGA
- a CDS encoding tetratricopeptide repeat protein yields MNKPQKNLSNNFKPFIFFSILICLIYSNTFNSPFQLDDYQNITRNAKIHMQSFSLDAVVDSFYATPTQDSLYRPLSYFSLSLNWLWGGDDVTGYHIVNTTIHLLTAFFLFLTVRLLLRTPNVKGLDHNTIYFVALLSATIWCIHPIQIQAVTYIVQRMASMAALFYIIGIFCYLKARMTKIAVHRLFWWGFCALSFLFAIGSKNNAMMLPVVLLLMEFIFFRDLKDRKTQKLAASMFIIGAFLVAAAGVFIFMDGNFNRYLERIYEVRPFSWQQRLMTQPSVLLFYLFQIFYPTVEHYSITHDFPISVSLLNPWTTLPAILINASLIGVAVWRIRKNPVLSFAILFYYCNHVIESSILPLEMVFEHRNYLPTLFLFVPISIGIKKGLDHYFVVKKPMFAFLIFSICTALIGLGISTYVRNYDWRSVQSIWADARKKAPGSARPLHNLAYGYYEPTGQTGKALELYHKALNLTPNLTLIRADTYNNMASIYFSDLKDYEKAIEYAKKAIEIYPHHTSTLILCDSLSLLGRYDQAMAYLDELLKEHPHDTSFLYRNGFLRLKTGKPNEALNFLQACLQKSPENYKYLRDIGFCLSRLNKYERGYWFLRRAQNIRPKSPGVLLCVAENQLLAGKIEAVNETVDQLIELIGVPKFEKFIIKIFDDPLGLPIIFEDITPVISDRIRDRSKSYLAIADRLERKFLLNN; encoded by the coding sequence ATGAATAAACCTCAAAAGAATCTGAGTAATAATTTTAAGCCGTTCATTTTTTTTTCCATTCTTATCTGCCTGATTTATTCCAATACTTTCAATAGTCCATTTCAATTGGATGATTACCAGAACATTACCCGCAATGCGAAAATTCATATGCAGTCCTTTAGTCTGGATGCTGTTGTCGACAGTTTTTATGCAACCCCAACCCAAGATAGTTTATATCGGCCACTCTCATATTTTTCGCTATCTTTAAATTGGCTCTGGGGTGGAGATGATGTCACCGGCTATCATATTGTCAACACCACCATTCATTTGCTCACAGCGTTTTTTCTTTTTCTAACCGTTAGGCTATTGCTTCGCACGCCCAATGTGAAAGGATTGGATCATAATACCATTTATTTTGTGGCACTTCTTTCAGCCACAATATGGTGCATTCATCCCATCCAAATCCAGGCTGTAACCTACATTGTTCAGCGTATGGCATCTATGGCTGCACTTTTTTACATTATTGGGATATTCTGTTACCTGAAGGCTCGCATGACCAAAATTGCAGTTCATCGTCTTTTTTGGTGGGGTTTTTGTGCACTGTCTTTTCTGTTTGCAATCGGTTCTAAAAATAATGCCATGATGCTACCAGTTGTCCTTTTGCTTATGGAGTTTATTTTTTTCAGGGATTTAAAAGACCGGAAAACACAAAAGTTGGCCGCTTCAATGTTTATTATTGGAGCGTTTCTTGTGGCCGCAGCTGGTGTTTTTATTTTCATGGACGGCAATTTTAATCGATACCTAGAGAGGATATACGAGGTCAGGCCTTTTTCATGGCAACAGCGCTTGATGACACAGCCGAGCGTGTTGTTATTTTATCTTTTCCAAATTTTTTACCCCACTGTAGAACACTACAGCATCACCCATGATTTTCCCATTTCTGTTTCTTTATTAAATCCGTGGACGACGCTTCCTGCCATATTGATCAACGCGTCCCTTATCGGGGTTGCAGTATGGCGAATTAGAAAGAATCCAGTATTGTCCTTTGCGATTCTTTTTTATTATTGCAATCATGTCATCGAATCATCAATCCTACCGCTTGAAATGGTTTTTGAACATAGGAATTATCTTCCCACGCTCTTTCTGTTTGTCCCAATTTCAATCGGGATAAAAAAAGGGCTTGATCATTATTTCGTGGTCAAAAAACCAATGTTTGCTTTTTTAATATTTTCCATTTGTACCGCTTTAATTGGGTTGGGAATAAGCACATATGTTCGGAATTATGATTGGCGATCCGTTCAAAGTATTTGGGCGGACGCAAGGAAAAAGGCACCGGGCTCAGCTAGACCATTACATAATTTGGCATACGGATACTACGAACCCACAGGGCAGACTGGCAAAGCTCTGGAGTTATATCATAAAGCTCTTAATTTAACCCCCAATCTTACTCTGATCAGGGCAGACACTTATAACAATATGGCATCTATTTATTTTTCGGATTTAAAAGATTATGAGAAAGCAATTGAGTATGCAAAAAAAGCTATCGAAATATACCCTCATCATACAAGCACTCTCATTTTGTGTGATTCCTTAAGTTTGCTCGGACGTTACGATCAAGCCATGGCATATTTAGATGAACTGCTTAAAGAACATCCTCACGACACTTCTTTTCTTTATCGAAACGGTTTTTTAAGGTTAAAAACAGGAAAGCCGAATGAGGCATTGAACTTTCTACAAGCTTGCCTTCAAAAGTCTCCTGAAAACTATAAATATCTAAGAGACATCGGGTTTTGCCTTAGTCGGTTGAATAAATATGAAAGGGGATATTGGTTTCTTCGACGCGCGCAAAATATTCGCCCAAAATCTCCAGGGGTATTACTGTGTGTAGCCGAAAACCAGTTGCTCGCTGGCAAGATAGAAGCAGTTAACGAAACGGTTGACCAATTGATTGAGTTAATCGGAGTTCCGAAATTTGAGAAATTTATAATAAAAATTTTTGATGACCCGCTTGGCCTGCCTATAATTTTTGAAGACATAACTCCCGTGATATCTGATAGAATCCGTGATCGATCGAAAAGCTATCTAGCGATTGCTGATCGATTGGAAAGAAAATTTCTTTTAAACAATTAG
- a CDS encoding GNAT family N-acetyltransferase — protein MDVKYVSEMDWRHLNNYISSKKIANIYHSWEWKNTLTSTYNFTPLYLFAVENNFIKGFLPLFKLKNIFGRKSLISLPYSHMVPVLYDSPEACDALLHSAQSIAQNINAKVLMLKCDQRFSKPQWNEFSNNFISTLDLQSDINLIKKNIKNSTLRNIKKAKKENVKIEIGKKMIDYKNFYDLMVDTRRRQGAPPYPLNFFKSLYNNFEEGNRCLFQAFRNGQLLAGIIMLYFGDTAIYAYGASVSNKSLMRFRPNELLFWTAIKDACEKNYSVFDFGITPFYNKDLLHFKSRWGVKTYKIMYVYLSDLSKRQNPLIDRSSTSYRLASKFLTRLPRPIIKVLGPQLLKFIGY, from the coding sequence ATGGATGTAAAATATGTCAGTGAAATGGATTGGAGACATTTAAATAATTATATTAGCTCAAAAAAAATTGCAAATATTTATCATTCATGGGAATGGAAAAATACACTTACTTCTACCTACAATTTCACTCCTCTATATTTGTTCGCGGTTGAAAACAATTTTATTAAGGGTTTTCTTCCTCTTTTCAAATTAAAAAATATTTTTGGTCGAAAAAGTCTTATCAGTCTTCCATACAGCCATATGGTGCCAGTTTTATATGATTCGCCGGAAGCGTGCGACGCTCTTTTGCATTCAGCGCAATCCATAGCTCAGAACATTAATGCTAAAGTATTGATGCTTAAATGTGATCAAAGATTTAGCAAACCCCAATGGAATGAATTTTCGAATAATTTTATTTCAACTCTCGATCTCCAGAGCGACATCAATTTAATTAAAAAAAATATTAAAAATAGCACACTTCGCAATATTAAAAAGGCAAAAAAAGAAAATGTAAAAATCGAAATTGGAAAAAAAATGATAGATTATAAAAATTTTTATGATCTTATGGTTGATACTCGTCGTAGACAAGGGGCTCCTCCTTACCCGCTCAACTTTTTTAAATCATTATATAATAATTTTGAGGAAGGCAATCGATGCCTTTTTCAAGCATTTAGGAATGGACAATTATTGGCGGGAATTATAATGCTTTATTTTGGCGATACTGCAATTTATGCTTATGGGGCATCTGTTAGCAACAAATCTCTTATGCGCTTCAGACCGAACGAATTGTTATTTTGGACTGCAATTAAAGATGCTTGCGAAAAAAATTATTCTGTTTTTGATTTTGGAATAACTCCATTTTATAATAAAGATTTGTTACATTTTAAGTCTAGGTGGGGTGTCAAGACATATAAAATTATGTATGTATATCTTTCCGATTTGTCTAAACGGCAGAATCCATTAATTGACAGAAGCTCAACTTCTTATCGGCTTGCATCAAAATTTTTAACACGACTGCCCCGGCCAATAATAAAGGTCCTCGGTCCTCAACTACTTAAATTCATAGGATATTAA
- a CDS encoding sulfotransferase, protein MEITSFKKILLGVQRTFNFYDPLTRGVDLNFSSVLHYPVFIVGTPRSGSTLLYQLLIQQGNFAYISNLMALMPSFMVLSARLFKKFQEVEKVKSSKYGYIPGAFSPSEAGVLFQKWFDSKPSLESKRLIRNTFILISRYHEAPLLTKNLKNSLRLANIYTIFPEARFIHITRKPLFNAQSILLTRRQLMKDESLWWSVAPENHEKILKEDPLYQVLWQVMEINKQIKKFQVTYEPSYIEISYENLCANPKKEINNIYKELGLLTPMNNLDKEVVVNNNQIVLNPEEWEKLSCFYKKLNASDFEGKSISSDPLAG, encoded by the coding sequence ATGGAAATTACTTCTTTTAAAAAGATTTTACTTGGAGTGCAGCGGACGTTTAATTTTTACGATCCCTTAACTCGCGGAGTTGATCTTAACTTTTCATCCGTCCTTCATTATCCTGTATTTATAGTTGGCACTCCACGTTCTGGTTCAACCCTGCTTTACCAACTATTGATTCAACAAGGTAATTTCGCCTATATTTCGAATTTAATGGCATTAATGCCTTCCTTTATGGTTTTATCTGCACGGCTCTTTAAAAAATTTCAAGAAGTTGAAAAGGTTAAATCAAGTAAATATGGATATATACCAGGTGCATTCTCTCCAAGCGAAGCGGGAGTGCTCTTTCAAAAGTGGTTTGATTCAAAACCGTCCTTAGAGTCTAAAAGACTAATTCGAAATACGTTTATATTAATCTCGAGATATCATGAGGCACCGTTACTCACTAAAAATTTAAAGAACAGCCTTAGGCTTGCCAATATTTATACTATTTTCCCCGAAGCACGATTTATTCATATAACAAGAAAACCTCTTTTTAATGCACAATCAATATTATTGACACGAAGACAGCTAATGAAAGATGAATCCTTATGGTGGAGTGTTGCTCCGGAGAATCATGAAAAAATTCTTAAAGAAGACCCATTATATCAAGTTTTATGGCAAGTGATGGAAATCAATAAACAGATAAAAAAATTTCAAGTCACCTATGAACCTAGCTATATTGAAATTTCGTATGAAAATCTGTGCGCCAACCCGAAAAAAGAAATAAATAATATATACAAAGAATTAGGACTACTAACGCCAATGAATAACCTTGATAAAGAGGTTGTCGTCAACAATAACCAAATAGTCTTAAATCCTGAGGAGTGGGAAAAATTAAGCTGTTTTTACAAAAAATTAAATGCTTCAGATTTCGAAGGAAAATCCATATCTTCTGATCCTTTGGCTGGTTAA
- a CDS encoding lysylphosphatidylglycerol synthase domain-containing protein, which yields MKFFFKLFIYISLVYLIFHLYQNNYLIIPEVQSFVLLVFSIFFMLIGFLLNAKAWQCLLKASNKEVTYSESISSIGLSIFGKYMPGKFWVIVGRAAYVAEKKGDSIFRITTISFLGQGIAITTGIILGNIVLWYYMISWFWVLFFIEILFLIFILCPFSKLLPEKSYFYKKGGSIILLLGPHLFRAIPWFLLFWISWGIGFYGFVGALSITNTWIVAPIFILSSTLGILAFFVPGGIGVREGFLSFFLIKCGYSLEIATTIAVGSRLWFLLGEIFVFICGLIISNVQGFSKKNKKSYSEN from the coding sequence ATGAAATTTTTTTTTAAGTTATTTATTTATATATCTCTTGTATATCTGATTTTTCATCTTTATCAAAATAATTATCTGATTATCCCTGAAGTCCAATCCTTTGTACTATTAGTTTTTTCCATATTTTTCATGTTAATCGGTTTTTTATTAAATGCTAAAGCATGGCAATGTCTACTCAAAGCAAGCAATAAGGAAGTTACTTATTCTGAATCAATTTCTTCAATTGGACTTTCAATATTTGGAAAGTATATGCCCGGGAAGTTCTGGGTTATTGTCGGGCGGGCAGCATATGTGGCAGAAAAAAAGGGAGATTCAATTTTTAGAATAACGACAATTTCTTTTTTAGGGCAGGGGATTGCCATTACTACTGGAATTATACTGGGTAATATTGTTTTATGGTATTACATGATCAGTTGGTTTTGGGTTCTATTTTTTATTGAAATACTGTTTTTAATATTTATTTTATGCCCATTTTCAAAATTGCTGCCTGAAAAAAGCTATTTTTATAAAAAGGGGGGATCGATTATCCTTTTACTAGGGCCGCACCTATTTAGAGCTATCCCTTGGTTCCTGCTTTTCTGGATATCTTGGGGGATTGGATTTTATGGGTTCGTCGGAGCTTTATCCATAACTAACACATGGATTGTGGCACCGATATTTATCCTTTCGAGCACATTGGGCATTTTGGCATTTTTTGTTCCAGGCGGAATAGGGGTTCGTGAAGGCTTTCTTTCTTTTTTTCTCATAAAATGTGGGTATTCATTGGAGATAGCAACTACAATAGCGGTTGGAAGTAGATTGTGGTTTTTACTAGGAGAGATATTTGTTTTTATATGCGGTTTAATAATTTCAAATGTTCAAGGTTTTAGTAAAAAAAATAAAAAAAGTTATTCTGAAAATTGA
- a CDS encoding class I SAM-dependent methyltransferase, producing MLQISKENPYLLILWLVKYSRLEKKNVADSLIRKIRETQTPIFKHFKNNMHNKYNTLNIVDKNYLNNNLIIKFLLKNFLNKNSKSLKKINAYKLKGLDVGCGEAHLLSFLFKNNVLNKITALDINYEKLIYAKNNYSYFDYIQSDIHNLPFNENSFDYVIANEVLEHIRAPYKAMLEFKRISKKDGWILISVPHEPFFCLGNILRGKYLKNGGKTPSHMNFWRKKEFEEFIDEFVIIKNKYWISVFPWLLYLGKVKK from the coding sequence ATGCTTCAGATTTCGAAGGAAAATCCATATCTTCTGATCCTTTGGCTGGTTAAATATAGCCGTTTAGAAAAAAAGAACGTTGCCGATTCGCTCATAAGGAAAATAAGGGAAACGCAAACTCCGATTTTTAAACATTTTAAAAATAATATGCACAATAAATACAATACATTAAATATAGTGGATAAAAATTATTTGAACAATAATTTAATAATAAAATTTTTATTGAAAAATTTTTTAAATAAAAACAGTAAAAGTTTAAAAAAAATAAATGCTTATAAGTTAAAAGGATTAGATGTAGGGTGTGGTGAAGCCCACCTTTTATCATTTTTATTTAAAAATAACGTTTTAAATAAAATTACAGCACTCGATATAAATTATGAAAAATTGATCTATGCGAAAAATAATTATTCCTATTTTGATTATATACAATCAGACATTCATAATCTGCCATTTAATGAAAATTCCTTTGACTATGTAATAGCCAATGAAGTATTAGAGCACATCCGAGCCCCCTATAAGGCAATGCTCGAATTTAAACGAATATCAAAAAAAGACGGCTGGATCTTAATATCTGTGCCACATGAACCCTTCTTTTGCTTAGGAAATATATTAAGAGGGAAATATCTAAAAAATGGTGGTAAAACGCCATCTCATATGAATTTTTGGAGGAAAAAAGAATTCGAAGAATTTATTGATGAGTTTGTAATTATAAAGAATAAATATTGGATTTCAGTTTTTCCTTGGCTGCTATATTTAGGAAAGGTAAAAAAATAA